One window from the genome of Mastacembelus armatus chromosome 18, fMasArm1.2, whole genome shotgun sequence encodes:
- the tmem256 gene encoding transmembrane protein 256 — MSVDFKSTYLQKDSEGSITVGLPPVVCALGGNMSASAVVRRLAALSGASAVAAGAYGAHGFKNRDPDDYQAVLFETANKYHFYHSLALLGAAHCGKPAVAGTLLIAGMGMFCGSLYHQALTGDPGLRKVAPMGGVAMIAGWLAMIL; from the exons ATGAGCGTAGACTTCAAAAGTACATACTTACAGAAAGACAGTGAAGGCAGCATCACAGTCGGTCTTCCGCCAGTGGTTTGCGCCCTCGGAGGAAACATGAGCGCTTCTGCTGTGGTCCGGAGGTTAGCGGCTCTGTCTGGGGCCTCGGCGGTGGCAGCCGGGGCTTACGGGGCTCACG gttttaaaaaCAGAGACCCTGATGACTACCAGGCAGTG CTATTTGAAACAGCCAACAAGTACCATTTCTACCACAGTCTGGCCCTGCTGGGTGCTGCCCACTGTGGCAAACCTGCTGTG GCCGGTACCCTCCTAATAGCGGGTATGGGGATGTTCTGTGGCTCGCTGTATCACCAGGCCCTGACGGGGGATCCTGGTCTACGCAAAGTGGCTCCCATGGGAGGTGTAGCCATGATTGCTGGCTGGCTGGCCATGATTCTCTGA